A genome region from Arthrobacter sp. V1I9 includes the following:
- a CDS encoding AEC family transporter: MEGVLQGFFVVGVVLFAGYLLARYDVLGPQGTKVLSALSFTVGLPSLMFSMIATRHVSEVLSATGLISVITAVACMMIFVAVGALRRWGTRRTVIGALTTGIVNSTNLGVPLSVYVFGSATYVTPIMLFQLALLTPVALTILDLADPKGHKLSVLKVVSTPFRNPVTVAAILGILLSALEVEVPDLVLAPISLAAQMTVPLMLIIFGMSLHGISLRGGTGDAAPTTVAVVLKSAVQPAFAWVLAAYVFHLDQFSMFVVTACAILPTGQNVVLYSIRYGVGQALAQSTAVITTVLSVPLLLGAALLFG; encoded by the coding sequence TTGGAAGGTGTATTACAGGGCTTTTTTGTTGTGGGCGTGGTGCTGTTTGCTGGCTACCTCCTGGCCCGCTACGACGTGCTGGGGCCGCAGGGAACCAAAGTTCTTTCGGCCCTCTCATTCACGGTGGGCCTCCCGAGCCTGATGTTTTCCATGATCGCCACCCGGCATGTCTCCGAGGTCCTGAGCGCCACCGGCCTCATTTCGGTGATCACCGCCGTCGCCTGCATGATGATCTTCGTGGCCGTGGGGGCGCTCCGCCGGTGGGGCACCCGGCGAACCGTCATCGGGGCGCTGACCACGGGGATAGTGAACTCCACTAATTTGGGCGTGCCGCTCTCCGTCTACGTATTTGGCAGCGCCACTTACGTCACCCCCATCATGCTCTTCCAGCTGGCCCTGCTGACACCGGTTGCCCTCACCATCCTGGATCTGGCAGACCCCAAGGGACACAAGCTGTCGGTCCTGAAAGTCGTCAGCACGCCCTTTCGCAACCCCGTCACCGTCGCCGCCATTCTGGGCATCCTGCTGAGCGCACTCGAGGTGGAAGTACCGGACCTGGTGCTCGCGCCCATATCCCTGGCCGCCCAGATGACCGTCCCGCTCATGCTGATCATTTTTGGCATGTCCCTGCACGGCATCAGCCTGCGCGGAGGCACTGGCGACGCGGCCCCTACCACCGTCGCCGTGGTACTGAAATCAGCGGTCCAGCCGGCATTTGCCTGGGTTTTGGCAGCCTACGTCTTTCACCTGGACCAATTCAGCATGTTCGTGGTCACTGCCTGCGCAATCCTGCCAACGGGACAGAACGTCGTCCTGTACAGCATCCGCTACGGCGTGGGCCAGGCGCTGGCACAGTCCACCGCGGTCATCACCACCGTACTGTCAGTCCCGCTGCTGCTCGGAGCCGCACTGCTGTTCGGGTGA
- a CDS encoding histidine phosphatase family protein: MTLTTFALIRHGQTDWNAQRRLQGSTDIPLNDVGRAQARDAVAVLSAYEWDAIVSSPLSRAAETADVIAAGLGLSDVRRVPELVERSFGPAEGMQAGPELDAMRIPGGFRGAESEDEAADRGLAALEALAEEFRGRRLLVVAHGTLLRVTLSRAVGSTLASIDNAVLNLAHHHAIDGWQLEYFNGQPVMAASQG, translated from the coding sequence ATGACCCTTACGACGTTCGCCCTCATCCGCCATGGCCAGACTGACTGGAATGCGCAGCGCCGGCTGCAGGGATCCACGGACATTCCGTTGAACGACGTCGGCCGGGCCCAGGCACGTGACGCCGTCGCCGTTTTGTCCGCCTACGAATGGGACGCCATTGTGTCCTCGCCGCTGAGCCGCGCCGCCGAGACTGCCGATGTGATTGCCGCAGGACTCGGGCTGAGCGACGTCCGTCGCGTTCCTGAACTAGTCGAGCGCAGCTTCGGGCCCGCCGAGGGCATGCAGGCCGGGCCGGAACTGGACGCCATGCGTATTCCCGGCGGTTTCCGCGGCGCCGAAAGCGAGGACGAGGCAGCAGACCGGGGACTGGCAGCCCTGGAGGCACTGGCCGAGGAGTTCCGGGGACGACGGCTTCTCGTCGTCGCCCACGGGACCCTGCTCCGCGTGACCCTTAGCCGCGCCGTCGGCAGCACACTGGCGAGCATCGACAACGCGGTACTGAACCTCGCGCACCACCACGCGATCGACGGCTGGCAGCTCGAATACTTCAACGGCCAGCCGGTGATGGCAGCCAGCCAGGGCTGA
- a CDS encoding HAD family hydrolase → MTTLTETSVAGNDDRRENENNNTDHKLMVALDVDGTLVDHDGHMSAAVREAAQAVVAAGHEVMIATGRSLNAMLPIIENIGIERGYAVCCNGGVTLRLHPELESGYEVIHKATFDPAPALRALRERLPSAKYALEDEDGNFLSTERFQDPSFGVEAVGVDFQTMLEATAVRVVVFSTDNTPEEFTEAIEHIGLAGVTYSVGWTAWLDIAAAGVTKASALENLRGRLGIEPHLTVAVGDGRNDIEMLSWAGRGVAMGQAPEEVIAAADEVTHSVFDDGAAHVLRSLL, encoded by the coding sequence ATGACAACCCTGACTGAAACCTCAGTCGCCGGCAACGATGACCGGCGAGAGAACGAAAACAACAACACAGACCATAAGCTGATGGTTGCCCTGGACGTGGACGGCACCCTGGTGGACCACGACGGGCACATGTCGGCGGCCGTCCGCGAAGCGGCACAGGCAGTAGTAGCCGCCGGGCACGAGGTCATGATTGCCACCGGCCGCTCCCTCAACGCCATGCTGCCCATCATCGAGAACATCGGCATCGAGCGCGGCTACGCGGTCTGCTGCAACGGCGGTGTGACTTTGCGGCTCCACCCGGAGCTTGAATCCGGCTACGAGGTCATCCACAAGGCCACCTTCGACCCGGCTCCTGCCCTCCGTGCACTCCGTGAACGGCTTCCGTCCGCCAAGTACGCGCTGGAGGACGAGGACGGTAACTTCCTTTCGACCGAACGCTTCCAGGACCCCAGCTTCGGCGTCGAGGCCGTCGGCGTGGACTTCCAGACCATGCTCGAGGCCACTGCCGTGCGTGTGGTGGTCTTCAGCACCGACAACACGCCCGAAGAGTTTACGGAGGCAATCGAGCACATCGGCCTTGCCGGGGTCACGTACTCGGTGGGCTGGACCGCCTGGCTGGACATCGCCGCTGCCGGAGTGACCAAGGCCAGCGCGCTGGAAAACCTGCGCGGCCGGCTCGGCATCGAGCCGCACCTCACAGTGGCCGTCGGTGACGGCCGGAATGATATCGAGATGCTCAGCTGGGCCGGACGGGGCGTGGCCATGGGCCAGGCTCCCGAGGAAGTGATCGCCGCCGCGGACGAGGTCACCCACTCAGTGTTCGACGACGGCGCCGCCCACGTGCTGCGCAGCCTCCTCTAA
- the serS gene encoding serine--tRNA ligase, translated as MIDVKDLSENPDKFRASQRARGADESVVDAIISADSARRAALIRFENLRAEQNVFGKKVAQAKGDEKKALLAEVKELANSVKAASAEADAAQLKQEELLRTIPNLIEDGVPEGGEDDYVVVKTVGTPREFPDFEPRDHLEIGELIGAIDMERGAKVSGARFYFLRGVGARLEMALLQMAMDQAIEAGFVPMITPTLVRPETMQGTGFDVKHDAEIYRLAEDDLYLVGTSEVALAGYHADEILDFSAGPIRYAGQSSCYRREAGSHGKDTRGIIRVHQFNKVEMFIYTTVEEAAAEHQRLLAWEEEMLAKCELPYRVIDTAAGDLGMSAARKYDCEAWVPTQGAYRELTSTSNCTTFQARRLNIRERAVNAEGVAKGTRAVATLNGTLATTRWIVALLEHHQNADGSVNVPKALQKYIGGLEVLPVL; from the coding sequence GTGATCGACGTAAAAGACCTCAGCGAAAACCCGGACAAGTTCCGAGCCAGCCAGCGCGCCCGCGGCGCGGACGAATCAGTGGTGGACGCGATCATCTCCGCGGACTCTGCACGCCGGGCGGCGCTGATCCGCTTCGAGAACCTCCGCGCCGAGCAGAACGTCTTCGGCAAAAAGGTGGCCCAGGCCAAGGGCGATGAGAAGAAGGCGCTGTTGGCGGAGGTGAAGGAACTGGCCAACTCGGTCAAGGCCGCCTCCGCCGAGGCTGACGCCGCGCAGTTGAAGCAGGAAGAACTGCTGCGCACCATTCCCAACCTCATCGAGGACGGCGTTCCCGAAGGCGGCGAGGACGACTACGTGGTGGTCAAAACCGTCGGCACGCCCCGCGAGTTCCCCGACTTCGAGCCCCGTGACCACCTGGAGATCGGTGAGCTGATCGGCGCGATCGACATGGAACGCGGTGCAAAGGTGTCCGGCGCACGCTTCTACTTCCTCCGCGGCGTGGGTGCCCGGCTGGAGATGGCGCTGCTGCAGATGGCCATGGACCAGGCCATCGAGGCCGGCTTCGTCCCCATGATCACGCCCACTTTGGTCCGCCCGGAGACCATGCAGGGCACCGGCTTCGACGTAAAGCACGACGCCGAGATTTACCGCCTCGCCGAAGACGACCTTTACCTTGTGGGCACCTCCGAGGTTGCGCTGGCCGGATACCACGCCGACGAGATCCTGGACTTCTCGGCAGGCCCCATCCGTTACGCGGGCCAGAGCTCGTGCTACCGGCGCGAGGCCGGTTCGCACGGCAAGGACACCCGCGGCATCATCCGAGTGCACCAGTTCAACAAGGTGGAGATGTTTATCTACACCACGGTGGAGGAGGCCGCAGCCGAGCATCAGCGGCTGCTGGCGTGGGAAGAGGAAATGCTGGCCAAGTGCGAGCTGCCGTACCGCGTTATTGACACGGCTGCCGGCGACCTTGGTATGTCCGCCGCCCGGAAGTACGACTGCGAAGCATGGGTACCCACCCAGGGCGCGTACCGCGAGCTGACCTCGACGTCCAACTGCACCACCTTCCAGGCCCGCCGCCTCAACATCCGCGAACGCGCAGTCAATGCGGAGGGCGTGGCCAAGGGCACCCGTGCCGTTGCCACCCTGAACGGAACCCTTGCCACAACCCGCTGGATCGTGGCCCTCCTGGAGCACCACCAGAACGCGGACGGCTCGGTCAACGTTCCGAAGGCGCTGCAGAAGTACATCGGCGGGCTTGAGGTCCTCCCGGTCCTGTAG
- a CDS encoding diacylglycerol kinase family protein, with translation MSDLILYLLIAVALAFAVSSWWGVRRLKALHVRSAVGEDAHEPGLSQQRVAVILNPIKARSDEAKATIQRACLTAGWDEPVFYETTAEDPGFSQVQAALEHKPDVVVVGGGDGTVRVVAESLARTGVAMGLIPLGTGNLLARNVDLDVNDLHGNVQTALFGHQRYIDTARMGIENSWTGHSSEHAFLVIAGIGMDAEVLADTNAGLKKTFGWLAYTEAGMRHLPGRRKKISISLDGSPDQVRNIRSILFANCGLVPGGIDFIPQAMIDDGMLDVVVMSPRSAIGWVLMYVKIMFKHSGKLPIMTVYRSGKVVIKCPEPMPTQLDGDTAGEATRVTVQVEPGSLLIRVKGQGSLA, from the coding sequence ATGAGCGACCTGATTCTCTACCTGCTGATCGCGGTGGCGCTTGCCTTCGCGGTCTCCAGCTGGTGGGGAGTCCGCAGGCTTAAGGCGCTGCATGTGCGCAGCGCGGTTGGCGAGGACGCGCACGAGCCGGGGCTCAGCCAGCAGCGGGTAGCGGTGATTCTCAACCCGATCAAGGCCCGCTCGGACGAAGCCAAGGCCACCATCCAGCGCGCCTGCCTGACGGCTGGCTGGGACGAGCCGGTGTTTTACGAGACGACGGCGGAAGACCCCGGCTTTTCGCAGGTGCAGGCAGCGTTGGAGCACAAGCCCGACGTCGTAGTGGTCGGCGGCGGCGACGGCACCGTCCGGGTGGTGGCTGAGTCCCTTGCCCGCACCGGTGTTGCGATGGGCCTCATTCCGCTGGGCACCGGCAACCTCCTGGCCCGCAATGTGGACCTTGACGTCAACGACCTCCACGGCAACGTGCAGACGGCCCTCTTCGGCCACCAGCGCTACATCGACACCGCCCGGATGGGCATCGAAAACTCCTGGACCGGCCATTCCTCCGAACACGCGTTCCTGGTGATCGCGGGCATCGGCATGGACGCAGAAGTCTTGGCCGACACCAACGCCGGCCTGAAGAAGACGTTCGGCTGGCTCGCCTACACCGAGGCGGGCATGCGCCACCTGCCCGGCCGGCGCAAGAAGATTTCCATCTCGCTGGACGGCAGCCCGGACCAGGTCCGGAACATCCGCAGCATCCTTTTTGCCAACTGCGGCCTGGTTCCCGGCGGCATCGACTTCATCCCCCAGGCCATGATCGATGACGGCATGCTGGACGTGGTGGTGATGAGTCCGCGCAGTGCGATCGGCTGGGTGCTGATGTACGTAAAAATCATGTTCAAGCACAGCGGGAAACTGCCCATCATGACCGTTTACCGGTCGGGCAAAGTGGTCATCAAGTGCCCCGAGCCGATGCCCACGCAGCTTGACGGCGATACGGCAGGCGAAGCCACCAGGGTTACCGTGCAGGTGGAACCGGGTTCGTTATTGATCAGGGTTAAGGGGCAAGGCTCGCTGGCCTGA
- the pheA gene encoding prephenate dehydratase, with product MPAPSATYAFLGPEGTFTEAALLKVPGAAQASRVPASNVNVALDTVRAGSADAAMVPIENSVEGGVTATLDAIATGPELRIVREVLVPISFVLVARRGVRLQDIRRVSTHDHAWAQCRLWLDANLPGAEYVPGSSTAAAALGLLEEDCHYDAAICAPLVAQEQPKLSALAEDIGDNSGAVTRFILVSRPGILPERTGADKTTVVVPLPEDRPGALMEILDQFASRGVNLSRIESRPTGQYLGHYFFSIDADGHLEDARVADALAGLHRISPATRFLGSYPRADNQETVVEPHTSDDVFEAAKKWVDGLRPQIGSPESGSGASPTA from the coding sequence ATGCCTGCGCCCTCTGCTACCTACGCCTTCCTCGGGCCCGAAGGCACGTTTACCGAGGCAGCCCTGCTGAAGGTGCCGGGAGCGGCGCAGGCCAGCCGCGTACCGGCGTCGAACGTCAACGTGGCGCTGGACACGGTGCGGGCGGGGTCAGCTGACGCTGCGATGGTGCCGATCGAAAACTCGGTGGAAGGCGGCGTGACGGCCACGCTCGATGCCATCGCCACCGGTCCGGAACTGCGGATCGTACGGGAAGTCCTGGTGCCCATCAGCTTTGTGCTGGTGGCCCGGCGGGGCGTAAGGCTGCAGGACATCCGGCGGGTCTCAACGCATGACCATGCCTGGGCGCAGTGCCGGCTTTGGCTGGACGCCAACCTTCCGGGGGCGGAGTACGTGCCGGGATCGTCCACCGCCGCAGCAGCCCTGGGGCTGCTGGAGGAGGACTGCCACTACGACGCCGCCATCTGCGCCCCGCTCGTGGCCCAGGAGCAGCCGAAACTTTCCGCACTCGCGGAGGATATCGGTGACAACTCCGGCGCAGTGACCCGGTTCATCCTGGTCAGCCGGCCCGGCATTTTGCCCGAACGCACGGGAGCGGACAAGACCACGGTTGTAGTGCCCCTCCCCGAAGACCGCCCCGGTGCACTGATGGAGATCCTGGACCAGTTCGCCAGCCGCGGCGTGAACCTCAGCCGCATTGAATCCCGGCCCACGGGACAGTACTTGGGGCATTACTTCTTCAGTATCGACGCAGACGGCCACCTCGAAGACGCGCGTGTGGCGGATGCCCTGGCGGGACTCCACCGCATCAGCCCGGCCACCCGATTCCTTGGCTCCTACCCGCGGGCGGACAACCAGGAGACGGTGGTGGAGCCGCACACTTCTGATGATGTCTTCGAAGCAGCGAAGAAGTGGGTGGACGGGTTACGGCCGCAAATCGGGAGTCCGGAAAGCGGTTCCGGCGCTTCGCCCACAGCGTAG
- a CDS encoding rhodanese-like domain-containing protein, with amino-acid sequence MSDFDTVRVNDLPADAAILDVREDYEWVAGHAEGALHIPLDQLPARLDELDPDQDLYIICRTGGRSFRAAQWLTGQGYTAINVSGGMDQWLEAGKPLVSDNGLKPLVL; translated from the coding sequence ATGAGCGATTTTGATACCGTCCGCGTCAACGACCTCCCTGCCGACGCCGCCATCCTGGATGTCCGCGAGGACTACGAATGGGTGGCCGGGCATGCTGAGGGCGCCCTTCACATCCCCCTGGACCAGCTTCCCGCACGGCTGGACGAGCTCGATCCGGACCAGGACCTGTACATCATCTGCCGCACCGGCGGCCGGTCCTTCCGCGCCGCGCAGTGGCTCACCGGCCAGGGCTACACGGCGATCAATGTCTCCGGCGGCATGGACCAGTGGCTCGAGGCCGGCAAGCCCCTCGTCTCGGACAACGGGCTGAAGCCCCTGGTTCTCTAG
- a CDS encoding peptidase E has translation MPAEQPTILATSGGLKPGTRTRLEFDRLLHHAVELSGVSGRAPKVTHIGTAAGDQRAFNSEMDEAARLAGFDFSHLNLFTMPNHADPEAHVLDQDVVWVNGGSVVNLLAVWRAHGLENILHKAWQSGVVLAGVSAGSICWFQGGTTDSFGPELRAVTNGLAFLPFANGVHYDSEERRRPLVHRLVADGTLGETHCTDDGVGLVYHGTELVEAVTEVPGKGAYIVTASEGADGAVEERLEPRYLG, from the coding sequence TTGCCTGCAGAGCAGCCCACCATCCTTGCAACCTCGGGCGGCCTTAAGCCCGGCACGCGCACCCGCCTGGAGTTCGACCGGTTGCTGCACCACGCCGTCGAACTCTCAGGAGTCAGCGGCAGGGCGCCGAAGGTGACGCATATCGGCACCGCTGCGGGCGACCAGCGCGCGTTCAACTCCGAGATGGACGAGGCAGCACGGCTGGCGGGGTTTGACTTCAGCCACCTTAATCTCTTCACGATGCCCAACCATGCTGATCCCGAGGCGCATGTGCTGGACCAGGACGTCGTGTGGGTGAACGGCGGCTCGGTGGTGAACCTGCTGGCGGTGTGGCGGGCCCACGGCCTGGAAAACATTCTGCACAAGGCATGGCAAAGCGGAGTGGTCCTGGCAGGGGTGTCCGCCGGGTCCATCTGCTGGTTCCAGGGCGGCACCACCGATTCCTTTGGCCCCGAACTGCGCGCCGTGACCAACGGCCTGGCCTTCCTGCCGTTCGCCAACGGCGTGCATTATGACTCGGAGGAGCGCAGGCGGCCGCTGGTTCACCGGCTGGTGGCGGACGGGACGCTGGGCGAGACGCACTGCACGGACGACGGCGTCGGGCTGGTTTACCACGGCACGGAACTGGTGGAGGCGGTAACCGAAGTCCCCGGTAAGGGCGCGTATATCGTCACGGCCTCCGAGGGTGCGGACGGCGCTGTTGAGGAACGCCTGGAGCCGCGGTACCTTGGCTGA
- a CDS encoding amidase: MAELHDLSAVALRDCLRKGEVSSAEAAAHFLARIEQHNSLLGAFVTVTAEQARASARAADALRSSIPPDELPLLHGMPLAFKDLTDVAGVVTTHGSAALDHKPAVSDGPLVALLKDAGVVSLGKTQVPEFGLTAYSENRVAPPSRNPHAPSRSSGGSSGGSAAAVAAGLLPFAPGTDGGGSIRIPAAACGLVGLKPGRGLVPAGESLGDPARLVVDGPLARSAADAALLLDALAPSPGFVHNGGYLAAIEQEPPRLRIGVTLDSPWSGTFPFTPDQEALDALRTGEELLEHAGHSLSEASIRYDNRYPDAFTTAWTAPVGAARISPHREALLAPLTRTFRRRAQQRSPGKLNEATAFLRQFQRDTVTQYAQWDLLLMPALAQAPRPVGWFTGTAHGSDRWPAARWAGDADGDYRKQCEFAPWSSMVNVCGLPAITIPVHWTGNAPGLGLPMGIQLVGPMGSEALLLQVARELGY, translated from the coding sequence TTGGCTGAACTCCACGACCTATCCGCCGTCGCCCTCCGGGACTGCCTCCGGAAAGGCGAGGTCTCATCGGCGGAAGCGGCAGCTCATTTCCTGGCCCGGATCGAACAGCATAATTCCCTGCTCGGGGCGTTTGTCACGGTGACGGCCGAACAGGCGAGGGCCAGTGCCCGCGCGGCCGACGCGCTCCGAAGCAGCATTCCTCCTGACGAGTTGCCCTTGCTGCACGGCATGCCCCTGGCCTTCAAGGACCTCACAGACGTGGCCGGTGTGGTGACCACCCACGGCAGCGCTGCCCTGGACCACAAGCCTGCCGTCAGCGACGGGCCGCTGGTAGCCCTTCTCAAGGACGCGGGCGTGGTTTCCCTGGGCAAGACCCAGGTGCCCGAGTTCGGGCTGACGGCCTACAGCGAAAACCGCGTGGCGCCGCCGTCGCGCAATCCCCACGCACCCAGCAGAAGCTCCGGGGGGTCCTCCGGCGGAAGCGCCGCGGCGGTGGCCGCCGGGCTCCTTCCGTTTGCGCCGGGCACGGACGGCGGCGGCTCCATTCGCATACCGGCCGCAGCCTGCGGGCTGGTGGGACTGAAGCCGGGGCGGGGTTTGGTGCCTGCCGGTGAAAGCCTGGGCGACCCTGCCCGGCTGGTCGTGGACGGCCCCCTGGCCCGGAGCGCCGCCGACGCCGCCCTGCTGCTGGACGCACTGGCCCCTTCGCCTGGGTTCGTACACAACGGCGGCTACCTCGCGGCGATTGAACAGGAGCCGCCGCGGCTGAGGATCGGCGTGACCCTGGACAGTCCTTGGTCCGGCACCTTTCCGTTCACTCCCGACCAAGAGGCGCTGGACGCGCTCCGGACGGGGGAGGAACTCTTGGAGCACGCGGGCCACTCGCTCAGCGAAGCAAGCATCCGTTACGACAACCGGTACCCCGATGCGTTCACCACGGCCTGGACGGCGCCGGTGGGTGCGGCCAGGATCAGTCCCCACCGTGAAGCGCTGCTGGCACCCCTGACCCGGACCTTCCGCCGTCGGGCCCAACAGCGCAGCCCGGGCAAGTTGAACGAAGCCACCGCGTTCCTGCGCCAGTTTCAGCGGGATACGGTGACGCAATACGCGCAGTGGGACCTGCTGCTGATGCCGGCCCTCGCCCAGGCTCCGCGCCCGGTGGGCTGGTTCACCGGAACGGCCCACGGCAGCGACCGCTGGCCGGCCGCGCGGTGGGCAGGGGATGCCGACGGCGACTATCGGAAACAGTGCGAATTCGCGCCGTGGTCCTCCATGGTCAACGTGTGCGGCCTTCCCGCCATCACCATCCCCGTTCACTGGACCGGCAACGCCCCCGGCCTCGGACTTCCGATGGGGATCCAACTGGTAGGGCCCATGGGCTCCGAGGCACTCCTGCTGCAGGTGGCCAGGGAATTGGGATACTGA
- a CDS encoding lipopolysaccharide assembly LapA domain-containing protein, with product MSTGNYPSPAPDRQPEPGNGNYSDAPSSAGTSSAADSGAPGTGVSPNRPAADSTPATAARPAADQPGVTRAGVVWAAVVAALVLLILLIIFILQNQDQVAVRYFGLEGFVPLGMALFIASVTGGVLVAVAGGARILQLRRNAHRARSPQRK from the coding sequence ATGAGCACCGGAAACTACCCGTCCCCCGCACCTGACCGACAGCCGGAACCTGGCAACGGAAACTACTCCGACGCGCCGTCCTCGGCCGGGACCTCCTCCGCCGCTGATTCCGGGGCCCCCGGGACCGGCGTAAGCCCGAACAGGCCGGCTGCAGATTCCACTCCAGCAACTGCAGCCCGGCCTGCTGCAGACCAGCCGGGGGTGACCCGGGCCGGAGTTGTGTGGGCCGCCGTCGTCGCCGCCTTGGTACTCCTGATCCTGCTGATCATCTTCATCCTGCAGAACCAGGACCAGGTGGCCGTCCGCTACTTCGGGCTCGAAGGATTCGTCCCGCTCGGAATGGCACTGTTTATCGCAAGCGTGACCGGCGGGGTACTTGTTGCCGTGGCCGGCGGAGCCCGCATCCTGCAGCTTCGCAGGAATGCCCACCGCGCCCGGTCCCCGCAGCGGAAGTAG
- a CDS encoding cytosine permease, translating to MAATSSAVEARSIEMIPPRERHGHPRGQFTLWFGANAQITAIVDGALAVVFGADAFWAIVGLLVGNVVGGAVMALHSAQGPKLGLPQMISSRAQFGVYGAVIPLVLVILMYVGFASTGTVLSGQAINLMLGVEAPAVGILIFGAATALLAILGYKYIHALGRIATVVGVAGFLYLTVAVFTKFDVTQVMMVKGFEWPTFLTAIALGAGWQLTFGPYVADYSRYLPAGTSERRTFWYTFAGSVGGAQWAMTLGAIAGGLSAAKLGGDFLKNQVGYMGDLAGGGLIAIFIYLMIVTGKLTVNCLNAYGAFMCGVTISTAVNRRNSVSKAMRIFFIIAVIAASVLIALFASKDFLNLFKNFVLLLLMVFTPWSVINLVDYYKISRDRLDIPALYNPDGRYGRWNAAALVSYGIGVVVQIPFLAQALYTGPVTRWLGGADISWLVGIAVTLAIYYPWAKATNRAPAESIYPDSPAETLPLPAGTKA from the coding sequence ATGGCCGCCACAAGCAGTGCCGTAGAGGCACGATCGATTGAAATGATTCCGCCGCGCGAGCGCCACGGCCACCCGCGGGGGCAGTTCACGCTCTGGTTCGGCGCGAACGCCCAGATCACTGCCATCGTTGACGGTGCCCTCGCGGTTGTTTTTGGTGCCGATGCTTTCTGGGCGATTGTGGGGCTGCTGGTGGGCAACGTGGTGGGCGGCGCCGTGATGGCCCTGCACTCAGCCCAGGGACCCAAACTCGGCCTGCCCCAGATGATCTCCAGCCGTGCGCAGTTCGGCGTCTACGGAGCAGTCATCCCGCTGGTCCTGGTGATCCTGATGTATGTAGGGTTTGCCTCCACCGGGACGGTGCTCTCCGGCCAGGCGATCAACCTGATGCTCGGTGTGGAAGCCCCGGCGGTCGGCATCCTGATCTTCGGCGCCGCAACCGCCCTGCTCGCGATCTTGGGTTACAAGTACATCCATGCCCTGGGCCGCATCGCCACAGTGGTGGGCGTGGCGGGATTCCTGTACCTCACCGTCGCCGTCTTCACAAAGTTCGACGTCACCCAGGTGATGATGGTCAAGGGCTTCGAATGGCCCACGTTCCTGACCGCCATCGCGCTCGGGGCGGGGTGGCAGCTCACGTTCGGCCCCTACGTAGCGGACTACTCCCGCTACCTGCCCGCCGGCACTTCCGAACGCAGAACGTTCTGGTACACCTTTGCCGGGTCTGTTGGCGGCGCGCAGTGGGCCATGACTTTGGGCGCCATCGCCGGCGGGCTCTCGGCAGCCAAGCTCGGCGGCGACTTCCTGAAGAACCAGGTTGGCTACATGGGCGACCTTGCCGGCGGCGGACTGATCGCCATCTTCATCTACCTGATGATTGTCACCGGCAAGCTCACCGTTAACTGCCTCAACGCCTACGGCGCCTTTATGTGCGGCGTCACCATCAGCACCGCCGTCAACCGCCGGAACTCGGTTTCCAAAGCCATGCGGATCTTTTTTATCATCGCGGTGATAGCGGCCAGCGTCCTCATTGCGCTTTTCGCCAGCAAGGACTTCCTGAACCTCTTCAAGAACTTTGTCCTGCTGCTGCTGATGGTGTTCACTCCCTGGTCCGTGATCAACCTCGTGGACTACTACAAGATCTCCCGGGACCGCCTGGACATCCCCGCGCTCTATAACCCGGACGGACGCTACGGCCGCTGGAACGCCGCCGCCCTGGTGTCCTATGGAATCGGCGTCGTGGTCCAGATCCCGTTCCTCGCGCAGGCGCTGTACACAGGACCCGTGACCCGCTGGCTGGGCGGCGCGGACATCTCGTGGCTGGTGGGGATCGCTGTCACCCTCGCGATCTACTACCCGTGGGCGAAGGCCACCAACCGCGCGCCGGCCGAATCGATTTATCCGGACAGCCCCGCGGAGACCCTTCCGCTCCCGGCCGGGACCAAGGCATAG
- a CDS encoding DUF4190 domain-containing protein — MTDQPPGPYNQPGPYNQPPGSYQPGPYNQPPGSYQPGPYSQGGIPYSQPGYYGVPEPKTLSIASMVCGIASVIMGFLLLPQIAAIITGHMALKREPSGKGMSITGLVLGYLCLLGYGALWLLAIIGLAVASTTTGTTSTF, encoded by the coding sequence TTGACTGACCAGCCGCCGGGCCCGTACAACCAGCCGGGCCCGTACAACCAGCCGCCGGGCTCATACCAGCCGGGCCCGTACAACCAGCCGCCGGGCTCATACCAGCCGGGCCCGTACAGCCAAGGCGGAATCCCCTACAGCCAGCCCGGCTACTACGGCGTGCCCGAGCCGAAGACACTCAGCATCGCGAGCATGGTCTGCGGCATCGCCTCGGTGATCATGGGCTTCCTCCTCCTGCCGCAGATCGCCGCCATCATCACCGGCCACATGGCGCTCAAACGCGAACCGTCCGGCAAGGGCATGTCGATCACGGGCCTGGTGCTGGGGTACCTCTGCCTGCTGGGCTACGGTGCGTTGTGGCTGCTGGCCATTATCGGGTTGGCCGTCGCGAGTACCACCACCGGTACCACCTCCACCTTCTGA